A stretch of the Orcinus orca chromosome 1, mOrcOrc1.1, whole genome shotgun sequence genome encodes the following:
- the TINAGL1 gene encoding tubulointerstitial nephritis antigen-like isoform X3 encodes MHRGRIYPVLGTYWDNCNRCTCQEKGQWECDQEPCLVDENMIKAINEGNYGWRAGNHSAFWGMTLDEGIRYRLGTIRPSSSVTNMNEIHTVLGPGEVLPRAFEASEKWPNLIHDPLDQGNCAGSWAFSTAAVASDRVSIHSLGHMTPVLSPQNLLSCDTHNQQGCRGGRLDGAWWFLRRRGVVSDHCYPFSGHGWDEAGSAPRCMMHSRAMGRGKRQATARCPNSYVHANDIYQVTPAYRLGANEKEIMKELMENGPVQALMEVHEDFFLYQSGIYSHTPVSLGRPEQYRHHGTHSVKITGRRPTRGAQPGERGATSASCAAPTSATSRASCWASGAAWEWRTWVTTEAAGTTPGRALCGAAAPARPPDGAPGPRGLILAREGSADAAPDLGASDRRGWRSPQTSQRGPGRAWPGRSKTTEARTPPSPAPPLHPTLVLLFLKDIYFSSHCFKIKTKY; translated from the exons CACCTGCCAGGAGAAAGGGCAGTGGGAGTGTGACCAGGAGCCATGCCTGGTGGACGAAAACATGATCAAGGCCATCAACGAAGGCAACTATGG gTGGCGGGCTGGGAACCACAGTGCCTTCTGGGGCATGACCCTGGATGAGGGCATTCGCTACCGCCTGGGCACCATCCGCCCGTCTTCCTCCGTCACCAATATGAATGAGATTCAT ACAGTGCTGGGCCCAGGGGAGGTGCTGCCCAGAGCCTTCGAGGCCTCTGAGAAGTGGCCCAACCTGATCCACGACCCTCTTGACCAGGGCAACTGTGCAGGCTCCTGGGCCTTCTCCACGGCAG ccgTGGCCTCTGATCGAGTCTCAATCCATTCTCTGGGGCACATGACACCTGTCCTGTCACCCCAGAACCTGCTGTCTTGTGACACGCACAACCAGCAGGGTTGCCGCGGTGGGCGACTTGACGGTGCCTGGTGGTTCCTGCGCCGTCGAGG GGTTGTGTCTGACCACTGCTACCCGTTCTCGGGCCATGGGTGGGACGAGGCTGGCTCCGCACCCCGCTGCATGATGCACAGTCGGGCCATGGGTCGGGGCAAACGGCAGGCCACCGCCCGCTGCCCCAATAGCTATGTCCATGCCAATGACATCTACCAGGTCACTCCTGCCTACCGCCTCGGCGCCAAC GAGAAGGAGATCATGAAGGAGCTGATGGAGAATGGCCCTGTCCAAG ccctcaTGGAGGTGCATGAGGACTTCTTCCTGTACCAGAGCGGCATCTACAGCCATACACCAGTGAGCCTTGGGAGGCCGGAGCAATACCGCCATCATGGGACCCATTCAGTCAAGATCACAGG ACGGCGGCCAACTCGTGGGGCCCAGCCTGGGGAGAGAGGGGCCACTTCCGCATCGTGCGCGGCGCCAACGAGTGCGACATCGAGAGCTTCGTGCTGGGCGTCTGGGGCCGCGTGGGAATGGAGGACATGGGTCACCACTGAGGCCGCGGGCACCACGCCGGGAAGAGCCCTCTGTGGGGcagcagcccccgcccgcccgcccgacGGAGCTCCGGGCCCCAGGGGCCTAATCCTCGCGCGCGAGGGTTCCGCTGACGCAGCGCCCGACTTGGGAGCCTCGGACAGGCGAGGCTGGCGGAGCCCCCAGACCTCCCAGCGGGGGCCGGGTAGGGCCTGGCCGGGAAGGAGCAAGACCACCGAAGCTAGGACACCCCCTTCTCCGGCCccaccactccaccccacccttgTACTCCTATTTctcaaagatatttatttttcttctcactgttttaaaataaaaacaaagtattgA